One genomic segment of Clavelina lepadiformis chromosome 3, kaClaLepa1.1, whole genome shotgun sequence includes these proteins:
- the LOC143449587 gene encoding pre-mRNA-splicing factor 18-like isoform X1 — protein sequence MDFASILKAEVDRKRKIIEDKNIMNPQKKYFKRGDLAEQEKKEYEAKHNIKRIEEQPSTSTQEPDHPNTIAVDEDKLPMNISRQEVIRRLRDRTEPIRLFGESDYEAFQRLRKLEIMAPDINKGLRNDFKAAMDELEQDNIDELIKQETGESNAQKINLKVVEDNTSMESLQKMAAKLGKGDENHDCDVILKTMQFLLRCWAKELNEMPPEKKKTVQWKTQSAIRRQTEAYLAPLCSKLKKRTVSQDILEYLAGIIGHVLNRDYVQASAVYLQMAIGNAPWPIGVTMVGIHARTGREKIFSQQIAHVLNDETQRKFIQGLKRIMTVCQRLYPTDPSKSLEYNAVKPI from the exons ATGGATTTTGCATCGATCCTAAAAGCTGAGGTAGACCGAAAACGGAAGATAATTGAAGACAAGAATATCATGAAT CCTCAGAAAAAGTACTTTAAACGTGGTGACTTGGCAGAACAAGAGAAGAAAGAGTATGAGGCTAAGCATAACATAAAAAGAATTGAAGAACAGCCATCAACATCAACTCAAGAACCTGATCACCCAAATACAATTGCTGTTGATGAAGATAAACTTCCAATGAACATTTCTCGACAAGAA GTAATTCGTCGCTTACGTGACAGAACTGAGCCAATTCGTTTATTTGGTGAATCTGATTATGAAGCCTTCCAGAGACTTAGAAAGCTTGAGATTATGGCACCAGACATCAACAAAGGATTAAGAAATGATTTCAAG GCTGCCATGGATGAACTTGAACAAGATAACATTGATGAGCTGATAAAGCAAGAGACTGGAGAAAGTAATGcccaaaaaataaatttaaaggtCGTTGAGGATAACACAAGCATGGAATCACTTCAG AAAATGGCTGCAAAGCTTGGTAAAGGAGATGAAAACCACGACTGTGATGTGATTCTTAAAACTATGCAG TTCCTGTTGCGATGCTGGGCAAAAGAGTTAAATGAAATGCCACCAGAAAAGAAGAAGACTGTACAATGGAAAACTCAATCTGCAATTCGTCGCCAAACTGAGGCTTATCTCGCTCCACTGTGCTCAAAGTTAAAGAAGAGAACGGTTTCACAAGACATCCTCGAGTATCTTGCTGGAATTATTGGTCATGTTTTGAACAGGGATTATGTCCAG GCAAGCGCAGTCTATTTGCAGATGGCTATTGGTAACGCACCATGGCCAATTGGAGTGACAATGGTGGGAATCCACGCTCGTACTGGTAGAGAAAAAATTTTCTCTCAGCAAATTGCTCATGTATTGAACGATGAAACTCAAAGGAAATTCATACAAGGCTTGAAGCGTATCATGACTGTGTGTCAAAGGTTGTATCCTACTGACCCATCAAAGTCATTAGAATATAATGCAGTGAAACCGATTTAG
- the LOC143449109 gene encoding betaine--homocysteine S-methyltransferase 1-like — translation MPKKGLLERLAERPVVGDGSQCMTLEKRGYCRAGPWTPEAVLLYPDAVRQLLREYLRAGADVIQTPCFYSSDGKLERTNASSFTAEAINEAACKMAREVANEGDAIVCGSLSPVQAYVNSEGTEATRKEFERQLDVFLKYDVDFVLAEFFGHVEEIELCIDVMKTAKKPIAATLRIGPLGDKNGVSVEKCAIRMAKAGADLVGINCLYDFDTCLKTLKRMKTALDKEGLKPYLMCQPLGWRCPEVENEFDGYLTLPEAPLCLEPRTATRVEVHKFARAAYELGTRYIGGCCGMEPHHIRAIAQELAPERKKNPPVNDMCPPLGEMLNLSAFSQIQEKSSKDYWYSVVPGSGRPFNPALSKPVSN, via the exons ATGCCAAAAAAGGGTCTACTGGAAAGACTTGCTGAAAGACCGGTGGTGGGAGATGGAAGCCAGTGCATGACATTAGAGAAACGAGGGTATTGCAGAGCAGGCCCTTGGACGCCAGAGGCTGTTCTTCTATACCCAGATGCGGTGCGACAGTTGCTCAGAGAATATTTGCGCGCCGGCGCCGACGTCATACAGACACCTTGCTTTTATTCTAGTGATGGGAAACTAGAACGAACAAATGCTTCGTCTTTTACG GCAGAAGCAATAAATGAAGCAGCTTGCAAAATGGCTCGGGAAGTTGCAAACGAAGGAGACGCCATTGTTTGCGGATCTTTGTCTCCAGTGCAAGCATATGTAAATAGCGAAGGCACAGAGGCAACCCGCAAAGAATTTGAAAGGCAGCTAGATGTTTTTCTCAAATACGACGTTGACTTTGTGTTAGCTGAG ttttttggACATGTCGAAGAAATAGAATTATGTATTGACGTaatgaaaacagcaaaaaagcCTATCGCGGCGACACTGCGTATTGGTCCGCTAGGAGATAAGAACGGTGTCTCCGTAGAGAAGTGTGCTATAAGAATGGCAAAAGCAGGAGCAGATCTCGTAG GGATTAACTGTCTTTACGATTTTGATACGTGTTTGAAAACCTTGAAACGCATGAAGACTGCACTTGATAAGGAAGGTCTGAAACCTTACTTAATGTGCCAACCCTTGGGATGGAGATGTCCTGAAGTTGAGAATGAATTTGATGGATATCTTACGTTGCCAGAAGCGCCACTGT GCTTAGAGCCGCGAACTGCGACAAGAGTCGAGGTCCACAAGTTTGCAAGAGCCGCCTACGAACTAGGTACTCGTTATATCGGTGGCTGCTGTGGAATGGAGCCCCATCATATTCGAGCTATTGCTCAAGAG TTGGCGCCAGAGAGAAAGAAGAATCCTCCTGTAAATGACATGTGTCCTCCTCTAGGAGAGATGTTAAACCTAAGCGCCTTTTCCCAAATTCAAGAAAA GAGCTCAAAGGACTACTGGTACAGTGTTGTTCCTGGATCGGGACGCCCATTTAATCCTGCTCTATCAAAACCCGTTAGCAATTAA
- the LOC143449587 gene encoding pre-mRNA-splicing factor 18-like isoform X2, translating to MLLLQPQKKYFKRGDLAEQEKKEYEAKHNIKRIEEQPSTSTQEPDHPNTIAVDEDKLPMNISRQEVIRRLRDRTEPIRLFGESDYEAFQRLRKLEIMAPDINKGLRNDFKAAMDELEQDNIDELIKQETGESNAQKINLKVVEDNTSMESLQKMAAKLGKGDENHDCDVILKTMQFLLRCWAKELNEMPPEKKKTVQWKTQSAIRRQTEAYLAPLCSKLKKRTVSQDILEYLAGIIGHVLNRDYVQASAVYLQMAIGNAPWPIGVTMVGIHARTGREKIFSQQIAHVLNDETQRKFIQGLKRIMTVCQRLYPTDPSKSLEYNAVKPI from the exons ATGCTTCTGCTGCAGCCTCAGAAAAAGTACTTTAAACGTGGTGACTTGGCAGAACAAGAGAAGAAAGAGTATGAGGCTAAGCATAACATAAAAAGAATTGAAGAACAGCCATCAACATCAACTCAAGAACCTGATCACCCAAATACAATTGCTGTTGATGAAGATAAACTTCCAATGAACATTTCTCGACAAGAA GTAATTCGTCGCTTACGTGACAGAACTGAGCCAATTCGTTTATTTGGTGAATCTGATTATGAAGCCTTCCAGAGACTTAGAAAGCTTGAGATTATGGCACCAGACATCAACAAAGGATTAAGAAATGATTTCAAG GCTGCCATGGATGAACTTGAACAAGATAACATTGATGAGCTGATAAAGCAAGAGACTGGAGAAAGTAATGcccaaaaaataaatttaaaggtCGTTGAGGATAACACAAGCATGGAATCACTTCAG AAAATGGCTGCAAAGCTTGGTAAAGGAGATGAAAACCACGACTGTGATGTGATTCTTAAAACTATGCAG TTCCTGTTGCGATGCTGGGCAAAAGAGTTAAATGAAATGCCACCAGAAAAGAAGAAGACTGTACAATGGAAAACTCAATCTGCAATTCGTCGCCAAACTGAGGCTTATCTCGCTCCACTGTGCTCAAAGTTAAAGAAGAGAACGGTTTCACAAGACATCCTCGAGTATCTTGCTGGAATTATTGGTCATGTTTTGAACAGGGATTATGTCCAG GCAAGCGCAGTCTATTTGCAGATGGCTATTGGTAACGCACCATGGCCAATTGGAGTGACAATGGTGGGAATCCACGCTCGTACTGGTAGAGAAAAAATTTTCTCTCAGCAAATTGCTCATGTATTGAACGATGAAACTCAAAGGAAATTCATACAAGGCTTGAAGCGTATCATGACTGTGTGTCAAAGGTTGTATCCTACTGACCCATCAAAGTCATTAGAATATAATGCAGTGAAACCGATTTAG
- the LOC143449785 gene encoding uncharacterized protein LOC143449785, with protein MASPTKLARDNTMEATAKEGIEFLEKNSPALAEQCKKVATETAENGSGDATEPIKNGNSPTKLARDNTMVVTAQEGKEFVEKQGGVNEDAKTRAQDADLKSSDEDKTATKRSAEETNEPEVEEAKKQKTEDDDEQKEEKVDANGEGEEDQKEKE; from the exons ATGGCTTCTCCAACCAAACTTGCACGAGACAACACAATGGAGGCTACAGCCAAG GAGGGAATTGAATTTCTTGAAAAGAATAGCCCTGCTCTTGCAGAACAATGCAAAAAGGTTGCAACCGAAACTGCTGAAAATGGATCTGGAGATGCAACTGAACCCATTAAGAATGGAAATTCTCCAACAAAGCTTGCTAGAGATAATACCATGGTTGTAACTGCACAG GAAGGAAAAGAGTTTGTGGAAAAGCAGGGAGGAGTTAATGAGGACGCTAAAACAAGAGCACAAGATGCCGACCTAAAGAGTTCTGATGAGGATAAAACTGCTACAAAACGTTCTGCTGAGGAAACTAATGAACCT gagGTTGAAGaagcaaaaaagcaaaaaactgAAGATGACGATGAGCAGAAGGAAGAGAAAGTTGATGCTAATGGCGAAGGAGAAGAAGATCAAAAAGAAAAGGAGTAA